The DNA region AGTTGCCGAAGAGCCAGATCGAGAGCGCCAGCGTCACCGCGGAGGCGGCGGCTGAAGTCCAGCGGATCCAGTTGTGTCGGTCCCGTGGAAGGAAGAGCACGACCACCATCCCGATGAGCGGGAAGAACGTGATCCAGGAGAGCAGGTGTGACGTCATCATCTTCCTCCACCGCACGCGCCGCGCATGGCGGCGTCAGAAACCTCGGAACAGCCGCACCGCCATGAGAAGGAGGGCGACCGCCGCAAAGCCGAGCAGGTAGTTCTGTATCTTGCCGGTCTGGATCCGCCTGAACTGCCGGCCCCACGCGAGGACTCCCCCCGCGACGCCGTTGACCATCCCGTCGATAACGATATTGTCGAAGACCCCGACGAGCCACGAAAGGGCTCTGGTGAGGGCGCCGGACCCATCCACGATCCCGTCGATGACCTTGAGGTCGAACCAGCGGAAGGCCCGGGCCAGGCCCAGGACCGGGGCCACTACGCCTCCGA from Candidatus Eisenbacteria bacterium includes:
- a CDS encoding NADH-quinone oxidoreductase subunit M (Catalyzes the transfer of electrons from NADH to quinone), whose translation is MTSHLLSWITFFPLIGMVVVLFLPRDRHNWIRWTSAAASAVTLALSIWLFGN